TACTAAAAAAGGCCAAGCATTCTCAACCTGAGATTCATCGTAAGTTTTAGCCATGACTCTTATTTGAAGTACATTTCCCATACTGACAATCCTCTCTGGTTTAAAAATAGAATGACTAGTCTCTTTCTTCCCACTCACTTTGAACGCGATTTACAACTTCCTGAATGTGCTTAAGCTGATCAGCAGGGCAAACTCCGATAAGAGCCTGACCAGCATCAACATTATCGCCGTTATGAAAATAAACAGCGTAAATAAGACCTTCCGGACCTGCATAATTCAAAGGAGTTTCTCTTTTCATGCGCGAAACAATAAAAAGCTCAAGCCCTTCGCGAACTTTTACGGAGCGTTCTCCGGAACCTTTAATCTTTGTATCGATTTCAGGGGTAAAATAATATTTAGCCTTTTCAGGTGCATTGAAAAGAAAAAGCGCTTTCTTCAAAATAAGCTGTATCACTTCTTCCTTAGAGAGAAAATGACGAATCTTAAGAAGAACTTCCCCTGCTTCAACAAACTTACCTTCAAGGTCATGTCTGATAGAAACAATTTCACCTTTTTCAGGAGCAGGTATATTTTTAGTATTTCTTTCTCTAGTTAACTTAGCGAGCACAGTTCCGGGCTTTTCTTTCCATTCTCCGGAAGGACCGCTGACTTTATCACCAACTTTAAGATCAGCAAACTCAACCTTTCCGGTATGCGGAACGGAAATTTCAACTTCTTCGTAAGGAGAAGCCTTAATCTCTTCAAGCAGCTCTTTAATATTCAACATTATATGAACCTCTGAATTATTTTCTGTTAACCGCCCTCTTTCGGGCAATAACGATTTTAACCTTCAACTGCGTAATATAACGAACAGTTTGAATACGTGTTTGACAATTTTATTCTAACAACATCTCTTCTTTAACTCACCGAAGGATTTTGGACAATCCGTAGATTTGTCAAAAAATTTTAATAATTTTAACATATCAAAACATCCCACTGGTAAGACACAAGAAAAACTCAATATCTACACACTGTTATTCAGTATGAGATTTTGAGTCTTTTGCAGAGACAAAGCAGATGGCTTTTTAAGGAAAGCCTGTTAACGGTAGTAGAGGTTTCTCCCCCCCATGGTCAAGAGGGATTGATGCACATTTTTACTCATTTCCCTGCGATCCCATATTCCTTGTATGTGCCCTCTGGCAAGTGCATTCCACGCAATATGATAATTGGGGTGAACAT
The nucleotide sequence above comes from Maridesulfovibrio ferrireducens. Encoded proteins:
- a CDS encoding biotin attachment protein, producing the protein MLNIKELLEEIKASPYEEVEISVPHTGKVEFADLKVGDKVSGPSGEWKEKPGTVLAKLTRERNTKNIPAPEKGEIVSIRHDLEGKFVEAGEVLLKIRHFLSKEEVIQLILKKALFLFNAPEKAKYYFTPEIDTKIKGSGERSVKVREGLELFIVSRMKRETPLNYAGPEGLIYAVYFHNGDNVDAGQALIGVCPADQLKHIQEVVNRVQSEWEERD